A single window of candidate division WOR-3 bacterium DNA harbors:
- the rpmJ gene encoding 50S ribosomal protein L36, which produces MKVRTSIKKRCAHCVVVKRKGVVHVICKREPKHKQRQG; this is translated from the coding sequence GTGAAAGTTCGTACGTCGATCAAGAAGCGTTGTGCCCACTGCGTGGTCGTGAAGCGCAAGGGCGTCGTTCACGTCATCTGCAAGCGCGAGCCGAAGCACAAGCAGCGGCAAGGGTAG